DNA from Clarias gariepinus isolate MV-2021 ecotype Netherlands chromosome 11, CGAR_prim_01v2, whole genome shotgun sequence:
ctcatctctgtgtcagtggatctctaattttctaacagaccacaggcagtaaagatgggcggacatgtctcagcctccttCACTCTCAGCGCTGGggccccccaggggtgtgttcagagccccctgctgtactctttgtacacatatgactgtgtggccactaccagctcgaccaccatcattaagtttgctgacgacacagtCGTGGTGGGcatgatctctgataacaacaagacggcctacctgaaagagattaggaatctggagaactggttccagaggaacaacctccttctaaacgtcagtaagacaaaggagttgatagtggacttcagcactaagcaggaaaggaactaccagatccccatcatcaacaagagcccagtggagtgagtggacagcttcaaatacctctgtTTTCACATCACggaggacctgtcatggtcctgtcacatcaacaccgtggtgaaaaaggccaggcagcatctctaccacctcagatgcttgagagactccAGACTGCcgtccaaggtgctcaggaacttttacttctGCACTATAGAGAACATCCTGAttggaaacatctcaacctggttcggatACAggaccatgcaggacagatgagctctacaaAAGGCCGAGCGCATCATTcgcactgagctccctgacctgcacttgatctacagcaagtgatgctggaccaaggccaggaagattgtgaaggacctcagccaccccagcaatggactgttctctttgtTGAGGTCAGAAAAGCGATTCCGCTttctgaagaccaacacagaaagactgagaaggagcttcttcccgcaggcaatacagtctcttaatcagtacaccacactgTACTGATCCAAattgcacatacatacatatggtttttgcactcactgtggaaattctggacattcacttacactagcACAACTACACATTCATAAAAATTAGTTAAATTACCTAATTACCcttatcacaagtcactttaaatatgtcactttcaagcatatttgcacGCACCCTGGATGTTCTGTTACCCggatgcacaagacactttaaagtgcccctattatgctattttaaaggttactaatattgcttaataagtctcttaaaacaggtttacatgtatgcaggGTCAAAAAgtactttagttttctccaaaaataattacattttaccccatttctaaatgattcgtaaacgactcgtgtgaagctgTTCGAAGATTTAGTATATCTAAACCCCTCTTTTCCGTGAGCCCTTACTGTTGTGATCGTTCAGATGGCGCGGccctttatgattggtctactgCTACAGCCTATGTCGGAAAACGGAACGCCCATTACCATAAGTGAACGACAGCTCTGGAGACCTGTCAACACATAAAAAAGATGGCGTCGTTTTTTCATATCAATTCGAGCCGGAGTCTGACGATGAAACGGTTGAAGTGGCACATCGATAAGAAACTGTTTCGCTATCACGACTGGAGCAGGACGTTTCTCAGTGGTAAGTGTCATATGTTAATGTTAGATGCCAAGGCGCTCATGatgtggatatgtgtgtgtgatgcattttTCCCCTCGGGGCTTGCCGTAGAAGGGCAAGGAACAGGCGCACTTCGCGAGTgtgttcagttttggtgaatggtggagaataaacaattAACCCTCTGGGGTCCGaggtgattttggggcccttgagatgtttggacatgctctgatatttttgcttttttcagctacttataatatattattgaccaacctgtatttttcttgtaatcagcacaaactgttctacAATGATATGTGACCAAACTGAATGTATGTGTAtgcattttttaggaaaaaaatattatgcgtggttagtaagttttgtcaaaataaaagtagctgaaataaggccatgaaactcatacagaacatttgttttacaagactttttgagaactgggctggtggactagtgtttttgtttcaaaatgatgtgaaaatgatcttgtttacttgctcacagaaaacaatatagtgattaacatttttaagtcactttttgagtgtaaaggctctatgcgagaaggcgtgactatcattactaatgcagtgattcacacctgagtagacaaaggcctgcatactgatctgcataatgagccatcagacaggtatgtgacTGAGAGAGGAGAGTTACACGAAAGAATCTGAGGACAAAATAAGGTGTATATTTTTAGTGTTTAGGTTATTTGAGAAtgtatttgacaaaaaaaaacttaagattCACTTGCGAGTTCAGTTAAACAGTTTCTTAGGCCTAAACAATTGAAGTTGACTTTTTAGCTGCATTACTGCAGTCAGtataacagaaaatatagctgttatcacaaattacacataaattacatgttcaaatataaaagtgtacgaacagtgcaaaaaaacactgatgacgccaataagaacttaaattacactttcagttttgatcatacagacaagatctatatattaatcgaaagtgtctacttttatttgtatgcacacatgtaaaaactttgtgcattaataaaataaagaaaacaaacagggtgcgctgtctgtctctttggtctgcgtgaactgcagggagaaacgcatcattaaaatgaactgaaactcagcaaatacttcacagagacacacaaaatacatatcagtagaaagcttgaattgtctacttttacatttaccagTTCaactcaaaaacaaataatctttTTGTAGattaatgaacatttaattTGAGTCACATAACCTCACAGTTGATTTAATATGCCACATAGAGAACCCAACAtacagaggctgagtgaatgtggtgtggacACTGTGGAGGAGACTCATTGTTTCAGAgacgctgtagaaggacagagttcctgcactgtgatccacatacactcctatCCTGGAGGGCGCTGGACCTTTCAGATCAGTCCTTATGCTGTTGTGCAGGAAAGCGGCAGAGGAAGAAGAACACTCCAGACTCCAGGACTGACTGTTgtatccaaacacacactcatcactctGTCCTTTTCTGCTGATCACTTTATATGAGACTGATATAGACACATCACCgctccactccacctcccagtaacagcgtccacacacactctccttagACAACACCTGACGCCTGTAGTCAAATCTCTCTGAGTGATCAGAGTATTGCTGTCGTGTCCTTCTGCATGTCACTGATCTGTTCTTCTCAGACAGAATGAGTTTATGATGTGCTGTGGTGGGATCCAGAGTGAGAGacctaaaatctaaaaaaattaaatgttcacGCGTTACATGTTAATCAAGGGtttgtagtgagtgtgtgagacaaATGTCTGATCTCCTGTCCCCCTGCCCGAAATGagatgtttaaatattaaatatcaggTACAAATATATcataactatataaaaaaaagatgtttaataTCACCCAACAGTGGTTATCAGTTGAAGACTTATCAcgtttagatgtgtgtgtgtgtttaacttaCATTGTAGATATTTCTGTCTTTGTCTCAGCTGTGAAGGTAGTATCTGAAATAATGCTACAGctgtggcaaaaaaaattgagaCTGAGATATAAGCATCCAGCCTTGTTTCAGATAGAGATATAAATTAAATGGCACCTTGATGAGTCAACATTCTCAAACTTTATCCTGGTATAGTGTATAAAGCTAATTGTAACACTTTGTGATTTAATGCAGTCGTCTGCCTACAACAGCGTATTAGGGCCAGCGTAGGTTTAAAAGAGCTGGAGAGGAAAATTTCTgagtttaaaacttgtttttctaagtttaaattttttaaacactaaaatTTACCACCCTCTTCCATCACTCCTGTTCCTGCTTCCTCCGTATTTCTGTTGATGCATTTTATGGCTCTCTTTATTGTATTGCAGATGTTTGCTTGTTTACCTTCTGGACGGATTTGCCTGACTTGTATTTTCATCTGTAAGAGAGATTTCCTCATTCTATTAAATGTGTGATGTAGATTGACAGTGTACAGTGAGTCCTCACATCCAggagaaacacagagagacggGAAACTCTACAGAGAGGAAACACATCATAGAGAAGGAGAAAAGTGTAGGAGAGGAACGAATGAATCTCAGACTGAATCAGACCAAAGACACACTTGTGATCTCAGACAGGAACATTAATTGTTGCTGTAATGAGCTTTTAGGAGGAAACTTTGTGAGGAACAGCGCCCTCTGTAGATCAGACAGTGAGTGTTACCTGGAGGAAGTGGAtgtcatcgtgtgtgtgtgaaagctgctccagctcagtgacTCTCCTCTTaagatcagcaatctcctgctccagttgcttcaggagtcgttcagctcgactcagttcagctttctcctgagctctgatcagctccgtcacctccgagcgctttttctccataaggctgatcagctcagtaaagatcCTCTCACTCTCAACTACTGCTGCCTGTGATCGCatctgttaacacacacacacacacacacacacacacacacacatcaatgcctacagttaaaccttggattgcaagcataatccGTTCTGGATAGTGCTTGTAGTCGAAAGCACACGATTTATcccttaagaaataatgaaaacttagaTGATTTCTTCCACAACCCCAAAATATTTCCATAAAAactattaatacaaaatatgaagtaaaaataaaactaattaatctgcattttacctttgaaaagaatcgtaaTTGAGGCGAGAGAAAggacaggaggaggaggaggggggttaCTGTGTGGGATGATATAtatttctgctctctccttacTTTAATAGTGTCCACAGCTCGTTTcagctcctgcaccttcttctccttctcctgGCTCCTCTGCTGGGATTTCATCTGTTCCTGCTTTAGCTCATTCTGAGACCAAATAACATGCATTTCATTATTCAGaacttcatttattattatttttgtagcaTCTGCTTGCACTCTTTTCTCTTAAAGTGTGTGCTTGtctgttcttgtgtgtttattgtTCTTGCTgtttgcacacatgcacattatCTAGTCCTTTTTTGTAGtccattttaattataaactgtcatctgtcctcatcctcctggacctgtcagctgcatttgacacggtgaaccacaagattctattatctattcttacaagccttggaatttgtggaacagcgtggcaatggtttgcttcttacctaaaagataggtcatatgaggtaacatggaggggatctacatctgccccacgtagactctctactggtgtcccgcagggctcagtacttggtcctcttttgttctccctctatacccggtctcttggtaaggtcatatcatcgcatggattttcataccattgttatgcagacaACACCCAACTTGTACTCTcgtttcctccctctgacactcaggtttccacccggatctcagcatgtctggcagacatctcattctggatggctgctcatcagctgaagctcaatctcagtaaaaccgaactgttgtttatcccttgtgactcatctccaggtcaagaccttgtgatatccctggacaacaaccaaatcactctttcagccaccgcccgcaatcttgggttaaccgtggacaatcatttgtcattttcgccacacatcgctaaccttactcgctcttgtcgatttcttctttacaatatcagaagaattcgcctatttctttcttcacaggctactcaagtgcttgttcagtcccttgttatttcaagactggactactgcaactcactcctggcaggcctgcctctgtccacgatttgtcctctgcaactgatccagaatgcagcagcacgactcgtttttaaccttctcaagttctcccacaccaccccactcctccgctccctgcactggcttcctgtagctgcccgcatcaaattcaaaacactgatgcttgcctacaaagctaaaaatggcccagcacccacttacctctctgcgctaattacaccacgcattacaccacgttccctccgatcttccagcactgctcgcctcatcccaccatctctcagtgatcgagggcggcattcatccaggctcttttctgttctggcacctaggtggtggaatgaacttcctctagatgtccgtacatcagagactttgaccatctttaaacgacgactcaagacttattaacctagttaacccggtttaagtatgtatccaatgatgtaaacactaaagcactttttgtaagtcgctctggataagagcgtctgccaaatgcccaaatgtaaatgtaaatgtaaatgtaaattatgtgtAGTTTTGTGTCGCATTCTTTCCTTCTTCCCAGGATTACAGACTCTCCGTCTAGGCTACTTTACACATTGTTGTGCTTCCCTGTTTTATCTAAATCAATGATCAAGGGTCATGTGGTCGAGACACAGCAAATCCCTAGTGAAGTACAGTGCAGAAGCCAATCAGTGAATGAGTTCTCTgttacttttccacattttttgtgTTATGCAATCACATTTCATGTCAAGTAGGTGTGCTTTATGAATAAAGGAGGAGCTTTTGTAAATACTAGGGATGTAAGTCATCAGTGATCCGATACCATACAATATTGAACAAATATTGTTATTCACTGCATCTGTGCCTCCCAGTGCCTGTGATTTTCATGCCCACTACAAAGCTCTACAGTAGCAAAAATgcgtgtatgtacagtatgtttaaagttAACTGATTATGGTTctaataacacatttatttaacatcctACTGTATAACCAAGTAAAGCACTTTAGTAAGTTATTTAGTTAATAGGTTAAATAATCTAATGAGAATATCATAAAGTTGTATGATAGATTCCGAACAAAATCCCAGTTCTGACCTGTTTTCCAGTTCGTTCTGCTTTAGTTGAAACAGTGTCATGGTCTCTGTGTTCATCCTTCATACACAAGTAACAGATGAAGCTTTGGTCAGTACAACAGTAGATCTCCATCAGTTTGTCATGCTGAGAGCAGATCTTCTCTTGGAGCTCACAGGCTTCCACTAACTTGTGCTTCTTAAAGGCAGGAGACTGATAGTGAGGTTGAAGATGATCTTCACAATAGGAGACCAGGCACACCAGACAGGAATTAACGGCTTTGCGTTTTCTGCCGATGCAGGAATCACACTTCACATCTCCAGGTTCAGCGTAACTGTGAGCCGGAGAAACAGCTTGGAGTTCAGCCTTATTTTGTTTCTCCACCATTTCAGCCAGCATGTTGTTCCTGCGTAGAACAGGTCTTGGAGTGAAAATCTCTCTACACTGGGGGCAGCTGTAGACCATCCTTACATCCTCTTCATCCCAGAAGCGattaatacacaccttacagtAATTGTGGCCACAATGAAGAGTCACTGCATCCTTTAGAAGGTCCAAACACACTGGACAGCTGATCTGATCTTGAGCTACTGAGATACTGGCTTCTGCCATTTTCCtgtacttacacacactcacacacactcacactcacacactcactcagaaTGCAAACTTACAATAAACTTAGTTTCATTTTCATGGAAAAATCTCTCtggttctgtctgtctgtaatgtGTGACAGAGACAGGTGTGGCTTCAAGGAGTCATACACTTCAGGAATTCAACACTACATGTCaataatttgtgtaaatagCCTTCCCTGTGATTTATGAtaatattatcattaattaaaataggaactgtttaaatacatttggCTCATGAATACATattgcatgtttaaatgtgtttttagtcAGAATAGGAAAGCAGCTGTGTAAAGggataaatgaacaaaacataaatgatgataataaatgaTCTGAAAACTCTAACGCAGCTAGAATCAGCATGAAAGCTGGAAGATTATTCTTATTACAGTAACTTCTGCAACAATCTGAACTTTTAACATAGTGGACAAAATGAtccttaaataaaaagtatatatcaCATTTGCTTACTAAAGAGCACAGCTGTATATCACACTTCAGTACTTCTAAGGCCCAAGAGGGATCTAACATTATATTCAAATCAGTCAAATGCCAGATCCCTAAACAGTTCAGGCCATTCAACAGTGTGGTAAAGTAACaaatttgaaaatatttaatgACTAGATGtgtggcagcacagtggtgtagtggttaacacggtcgccttgcacctccagggtctgggttcgattcctgtctctgtgtgcatagagtttgcatgttctccacatgcttggtgggtttcctcccaaagacctgcagattaacgctaattggtgttcccaaattgcctgtagtgtgtgaatgtgtgcccAACCATCTAGTGTTGTGTGCATCTGTTAAACAGCTCAAAAGACATTTTAAGATTGGAGGTTAATAGATGCTGTCCGAAGACAAACCTGGGAGTGTTAGCTCAAGGGAGGGGGAGagaataagaaagagagagtggaAGAGTTAGTATGTTAATATATAATCCAAAAGGAAAAGATGAACAGAATTAAAACATAttaagagagagtgagagagactcttttttttttacttttaaatttccattgtaagggccatatttcattcttgtgatttgttgttatgtttatcttatttcagtttattagttaagcattaagcattaagtatcatacttataatttgtattgtgacatcatttcatgagttgttctgtgacatcatcccacagttatgcagtttcatgtctatcacgcacgttagttgttagttgttgttaagacacagaaggatacagaaaggtgtggagcacacaagcttttgaccgtgagacagtaagctaaaaggaatacagtaaaataagttgttgtaactgtaatctatcgaagctacagaacacagcaagcgacttgtcgtgactacagtggatttatgcaagaaactgtaacaaccgttgtttttgatgttgaaaataaacaagagacaaagaaatcaacgaaagtctgaagtcgtcagtgaaactgtgtaactaaagacacgcgtcagaacttgtgaataacatgcacctacatccattatttaaatactttgtgtgtacacctttttttttaaccaacacatacttaaaaagtaattataCCACATAACATAAAACACTataataacatacagtacaataacataaaaaaataaaaacataaaatgtttataaaagccATGGCGCAGGGCTTCAACGAAATGGGAgtttgtgagagtgcttatAACAGGCACGGAGGGACGTGGGGATGGCATGGAATTATTAATTAGGAAACTTGtttaaggaaacaaaagaaaactgaaaacacaaaacaaccagAGCTCCACTGTCTATGCGAGAACGGATATGCCTCtggaaaccaaaacaaaaactagAATCCTCTCAGGGCCTATGCCTTTACCGAGGACCTATGAGAGAAAGTTACGTTTTTGTGCTGTACACTATTAACTTAAACTGAGCGAGCACGCTGGTCTGATGCGTGgcgctctctctcttgctctctctctctctcactctgcctCTGAACAGCACAccttgtctgtctttcttttctttgtttgtttgtttgtttgttcatctgtctttctgtcttactttgtatttttccctgataccttaccggtgctacctaaatgatcgCCTGAAGCACCGAGGTATCGGGACCCTTAAATAAACACGGCGCCAGGTGCAGCTCGTTCAGACTGATTGCCCTATGgaggcgttgcctggcaactgAGTGTATAAATGCCCGTGCCTTTGCCAtgccatcagtcctgtgtcatgccaacagtaaagcatcctgagaccattcatgtgtggggttgcttctcatccaagggagtgggctcactcacgattttgcccaaaaacacagccatgataaagaatggtaccaaaacagcctccaacagcaacttcttccaacaatccaacaacagtttggtgaagaacaatacATTTTCAGtacacagaaacaactgaaacaaagatctaaaagcagtttagcagcaaactttgtgaaaactaatatttgtgtcattctcaaaacttttggctatGACTGTCCAGCACAGTACTTTGCTCTAGAGATAGTTTTAGAAGTTCCCTGGGTAGTTCCTTTCTCCAAAATAGGTCACAGGGCTCTTCACTGTAGTGCACAGTGTAAAAGTCTGTGGCCGCTCAACCCATCTCGCTTGGTTCTGTTTAAAGTTCTGTCTGTGTCAAATACTCCATCTGATCCTGGGGTTTTGTTGTTCTGgacagaaaaaaggaaacagcACTAGGAGCATACATGACCTTGATACAGGAGATGCAATGTCTGCTCCAACGAAACCACAGCGCTCACCTCACAGCGCCCCCCGTGACGGAGTGAGAGAGGACGGGCTCCACCGCTCTGGTGAGCCGCCAAAATTAACACATATCATATAAAAACATTGCTCTATATAAACATGCATTAAAGCAATGTTTTGTAGAATGTTGCATAAAGCTGGCACAGACATCTTGCATTATTGTGATAACAACTAGGGGGCAGTAAAATGGTAAAAAGCTGACCCTGTGAATCATAcataaaaatctacttttttaattcacctttttttaaagcacagagTTATATTTACTTCTGTGCATTTTGATAAAACAACTTAATCAACAGCAAAATTTGCCTTTATTTAGTCATTAATCAGATTCAAAGAGCCGACTGATTAGCAAACAACAATCCACTACTTTTTTACCTTGGAGAAAACTAGTTTCCCTAAAACTAGGTGTGAACTTCTAGACTATAAATTTATGATCACactactaaaattacagtacaaattattacttaaattaaataaaattttattaggatcg
Protein-coding regions in this window:
- the LOC128533237 gene encoding E3 ubiquitin/ISG15 ligase TRIM25-like, whose amino-acid sequence is MAEASISVAQDQISCPVCLDLLKDAVTLHCGHNYCKVCINRFWDEEDVRMVYSCPQCREIFTPRPVLRRNNMLAEMVEKQNKAELQAVSPAHSYAEPGDVKCDSCIGRKRKAVNSCLVCLVSYCEDHLQPHYQSPAFKKHKLVEACELQEKICSQHDKLMEIYCCTDQSFICYLCMKDEHRDHDTVSTKAERTGKQNELKQEQMKSQQRSQEKEKKVQELKRAVDTIKMRSQAAVVESERIFTELISLMEKKRSEVTELIRAQEKAELSRAERLLKQLEQEIADLKRRVTELEQLSHTHDDIHFLQSFPSLCVSPGCEDSLYTVNLHHTFNRMRKSLLQMKIQVRQIRPEAVALFQILPSQLRQRQKYLQYFRSLTLDPTTAHHKLILSEKNRSVTCRRTRQQYSDHSERFDYRRQVLSKESVCGRCYWEVEWSGDVSISVSYKVISRKGQSDECVFGYNSQSWSLECSSSSAAFLHNSIRTDLKGLQSCRSLMVMGVPFSDIGCSSRPIIKGRAI